A genome region from Manis javanica isolate MJ-LG chromosome 3, MJ_LKY, whole genome shotgun sequence includes the following:
- the LOC140848457 gene encoding serine/threonine-protein kinase RIO3-like isoform X2, translating to MDLVGVASPEPGSAAPWGPSKCPWGTPQNTVSCSLADVMSEQLAKELQLEEAAAAFPEAAVAEGPFITGENMDTSSDLMLAQMLQMEFDREYDAQLRREEKKFNGDSKVSISFENYRKVHPYEDSDSSEEEVDWQDTCDDPYIPAKPVPTPKKGFIGKGKDITTKHDEVVCGRKNTARMENFAPGFQVGDGIGMDLKLSNHVFNALKQHAYSEERRSARLHEKKEHSTAEKAVDPKTRLLMYKMVNSGMLETITGCISTGKESVVFHAYGGRK from the coding sequence ATGGATCTGGTCGGAGTGGCATCGCCTGAGCCCGGGTCGGCCGCGCCCTGGGGACCCAGCAAGTGTCCATGGGGTACCCCTCAAAATACAGTATCTTGTTCTCTGGCTGATGTAATGAGTGAACAGTTGGCTAAAGAATTGCAGTTAGAAGAAGCAGCTGCTGCTTTTCCTGAAGCTGCTGTTGCTGAAGGACCATTTATTACTGGAGAAAACATGGACACTTCCAGCGACCTAATGCTGGCACAGATGCTACAGATGGAATTTGACAGAGAATATGATGCACAGCTTAGGCgcgaagaaaaaaaattcaatggagATAGCaaagtttccatttcctttgaaaattacCGAAAAGTGCATCCTTATGAAGACAGTGATAGCTCAGAAGAGGAGGTTGACTGGCAGGATACTTGTGATGACCCCTATATACCAGCAAAACCAGTTCCTACCCCAAAAAAGGGTTTTattggaaaaggaaaagacatcACCACGAAGCATGATGAAGTAGTATGTGGGAGAAAGAATACAGCCAGAATGGAAAATTTTGCACCTGGGTTTCAGGTAGGAGATGGAATTGGAATGGATTTGAAACTATCAAACCATGTTTTCAATGCTTTAAAGCAACATGCCTACTCAGAAGAACGTCGAAGTGCCCGCCTCCACGAGAAAAAGGAGCATTCTACTGCAGAAAAAGCAGTTGATCCTAAGACACGTTTGCTTATGTATAAAATGGTCAACTCTGGAATGTTGGAGACAATCACTGGCTGTATTAGTACAGGAAAGGAATCTGTTGTCTTTCATGCATATGGAGGGAG
- the LOC140848457 gene encoding serine/threonine-protein kinase RIO3-like isoform X1, with product MDLVGVASPEPGSAAPWGPSKCPWGTPQNTVSCSLADVMSEQLAKELQLEEAAAAFPEAAVAEGPFITGENMDTSSDLMLAQMLQMEFDREYDAQLRREEKKFNGDSKVSISFENYRKVHPYEDSDSSEEEVDWQDTCDDPYIPAKPVPTPKKGFIGKGKDITTKHDEVVCGRKNTARMENFAPGFQVGDGIGMDLKLSNHVFNALKQHAYSEERRSARLHEKKEHSTAEKAVDPKTRLLMYKMVNSGMLETITGCISTGKESVVFHAYGGRKKSHCSHSPVFCPQTILWQPLVPFVSLWFCLFLTFHIHPVTKCECIMSGFSNSASCFYYSLYHISELHSFLWMNNVPFYGCATVCLSSC from the exons ATGGATCTGGTCGGAGTGGCATCGCCTGAGCCCGGGTCGGCCGCGCCCTGGGGACCCAGCAAGTGTCCATGGGGTACCCCTCAAAATACAGTATCTTGTTCTCTGGCTGATGTAATGAGTGAACAGTTGGCTAAAGAATTGCAGTTAGAAGAAGCAGCTGCTGCTTTTCCTGAAGCTGCTGTTGCTGAAGGACCATTTATTACTGGAGAAAACATGGACACTTCCAGCGACCTAATGCTGGCACAGATGCTACAGATGGAATTTGACAGAGAATATGATGCACAGCTTAGGCgcgaagaaaaaaaattcaatggagATAGCaaagtttccatttcctttgaaaattacCGAAAAGTGCATCCTTATGAAGACAGTGATAGCTCAGAAGAGGAGGTTGACTGGCAGGATACTTGTGATGACCCCTATATACCAGCAAAACCAGTTCCTACCCCAAAAAAGGGTTTTattggaaaaggaaaagacatcACCACGAAGCATGATGAAGTAGTATGTGGGAGAAAGAATACAGCCAGAATGGAAAATTTTGCACCTGGGTTTCAGGTAGGAGATGGAATTGGAATGGATTTGAAACTATCAAACCATGTTTTCAATGCTTTAAAGCAACATGCCTACTCAGAAGAACGTCGAAGTGCCCGCCTCCACGAGAAAAAGGAGCATTCTACTGCAGAAAAAGCAGTTGATCCTAAGACACGTTTGCTTATGTATAAAATGGTCAACTCTGGAATGTTGGAGACAATCACTGGCTGTATTAGTACAGGAAAGGAATCTGTTGTCTTTCATGCATATGGAGGGAG aaagaaatcccattgcagtcactccCCAGTCTTCTGTCCCCAGACCATCCTCTGGCAGCCACTGGTACCCTTTGTGTCTCTGtggttttgcctgttcttgacgTTTCATATACACCCAGTCACCAAATGTGAGTGCATTATGTCTGGCTTCTCTAACTCAGCATcatgtttttattattcattgtatcacatatcagaacttcattcctttttatggatgaataatgttccattttatggatgtgcCACAGTGTGTTTATCCagttgttga